One segment of Hemibagrus wyckioides isolate EC202008001 linkage group LG05, SWU_Hwy_1.0, whole genome shotgun sequence DNA contains the following:
- the LOC131352965 gene encoding uncharacterized protein LOC131352965 has protein sequence MKNCTLCRLMALGLALCTAMCYNSDETSITIHSEYNTDAILPCTALSYSKHYTSITWYKQLPNEEGIIRNSRRQNTTQLYKKYENRSDVILTEEGSLVLMKVNFSQAGRYKCYLAGKVGHRNNDSYVMLNVTESVTETTATTTTTTTVDVTNGVTNSSEVVLLVDVTALSVLAGFFSLSLSKVILCFACVWGMATYKTHQRRKLWS, from the exons ATGAAGAATTGCACACTTTGTAGACTAATGG CCTTGGGCCTAGCCTTATGTACAGCTATGTGTTACAACAGTGATGAAACAAGCATCACAATCCATTCAGAGTACAACACGGATGCCATCCTGCCCTGTACTGCACTGtcttacagtaaacattacacGTCCATCACCTGGTACAAG CAATTACCAAACGAAGAAGGCATTATAAGAAATTCAAGGCGGCAAAACACAACTCAGCTATATAAGAAGTATGAGAATCGTAGTGATGTGATCCTCACAGAAGAAGGTTCTCTTGTTCTGATGAAGGTTAACTTTTCACAAGCAGGGAGATACAAGTGCTACCTGGCTGGAAAGGTTGGACACAGAAATAATGATTCATATGTCATGCTGAATGTGACAG AGAGTGTTActgaaacaacagcaacaacaacaacaacaacaaccgtAGATGTCACCAACGGGGTCACCAACTCGTCAGAAGTGGTTTTGCTGGTGGACGTGACCGCCTTGTCCGTTCTGGCTGGATTCTTCAGTCTAAGTCTGAGCAAAGTTATACTCTgttttgcatgtgtgtgg GGCATGGCAACATATAAGACACACCAAAGAAGAAAATTATGGAGCTAA